Genomic DNA from Petrotoga sibirica DSM 13575:
TATTTCGGAATTACAATAGGAAGGTTTATATCTGGATTTATAACTTTCAAAATGAATAATAAAAATATGATACGTTTGGGGCAAGGGATAATCATTTTAGGATTGTTACTATTGATTCTTCCTTTTAGCAATTATACGGCATTTATAGGCCTTATTCTCATAGGTTTAGGTTGTGCACCGATATATCCAAGTTTGATGCATTCAACACCAACTAATTTTGGTGAGGATGCATCACATTCCATTATAGGGTTACAGATGGCTTCAGCATACCTTGGAATAACTCTTATGCCACCCTTGTTCGGATTTTTGCAAGAACATTTCGATATAAGGTTATATCCCATATATTTAACTATATTAGTCTTTCTTATGATAGCCATGGTGGAAAAGGCAAACAGTTTATTTTTGAGAAAACCTGTGATCAATAGTAACCCATGATTTATTTAATATCCTTTGAGTAAATCAGTAATTCGTCACGTTTGTACCACCCTGTTTTTTCCCAAAATGTCTTGCCAATTTCATTCTCATAATAAACAAACAAATGGCATTTTATGATACCTTTTTCTTTTAAACTATTTAAAACCAAGTTTACCAATTCTTTCCCTATCCCATTCCTTCTATACTTCTTATCAACCGCAAGATGGTAAAGATATCCTCTTCTTCCGTCTTCGCCACATAGTATTGTACCAACAATTTTTTCATTATCTTCACATACATAATTTAAACCTGGGTTTTTATTCAAAAATCTTTCAATATTTTCTTTTGTATCAGATTCGCTCAACCCCATGCCTTCTGTTGTTTCCCACAATCTATACATCTGCTCATAATCTTCTATTTTTGCTTCTCTAAATTTTATTGCCATTTTTCTTTCCCACCTCAAGAATTGATCAATTGCGTATGTAAGGTATACATATCCCGATAGTTTTGGATCATTTTTTCAAAAAAATTGTAATAAGCCTCATATGTTTTAACTGACGAGGTTTGAGGCTCAAAACTCTTCCCCAGTTTTATCATAACTTCCCCAGCTTGCTCAATATCGTTGTAAACTCCCAATTGTGAAAAAGCTACCATCGATTCACCTATCAACGTTGCATTTTCTGTCTTTGATTTGGTTACAGGGATGTTGAATATATCAGCTAAAATTTGAATCCAGGCATCGCTTTTGCTGCCTGAGCCCCCAACTGTCAATCTTTTTAAATTGACGTCGTTTTCTTCTAAAGCTGTTTTTATCATGTTCAGCCCATAACCTACACCTTCATATATAGATCTTGCCATGTGACTTAAGTTGTGAAAAGTTTTTAATCCAAAAAAACTCCCTGTAGATAAGCTGCCTATTCGTGGATCTCTTTCTCCTGTTAGAAACGGGAAGCAAATAAGGCCTTCGGAACCGACTTTAACCTTCAAAGCCTCTTCGTTTATTTGATCATAATTCATACCATTAGCTATATTATTTCTAAACCACTCCAATACTACACCTGCATTGTTAACCGCTCCTCCTATAGCCCACATCCCAGGTAATAGAGCATAGGTTTGAAGCCTGTACTGCCCTGTTTTATCAAGTAATGGCTCATTATATGCGCTTCTAAACATTGC
This window encodes:
- a CDS encoding GNAT family N-acetyltransferase, whose product is MAIKFREAKIEDYEQMYRLWETTEGMGLSESDTKENIERFLNKNPGLNYVCEDNEKIVGTILCGEDGRRGYLYHLAVDKKYRRNGIGKELVNLVLNSLKEKGIIKCHLFVYYENEIGKTFWEKTGWYKRDELLIYSKDIK